GGTCCACCTTGGCTTCAAGGGCACGACCCCGGTCGGCGGGGTAGAAACATCCGGGGACGGCGGCGGTCAACAAGGCGAAGAGCACGAGCCTGCGCATGGGCCCGGCATCCTAGGTCCAAAGCGCTCCGCGCGCCGCTTCTGTTTCCAGGGGCGCCCGGCCGCACCGGCCAGGCAGGCAGGCCCCCCGGACCTCAGCGCGGGCCTTCGACCTCCAGCCGCTCCACCGCCCGCGCGCAGGCCACCCGGAGCCGGGACAGGTTGAGGAAGAAGGGCACGGGCCGGGCCCGCCCGGAGTCCACCGCGGCGAGCGCCCGGCGGTACGCGTCCACGGCCGCGCCGGGCTGGCCGCACTGCTCCAACAGGAGCCCCAGCAGGTAGCGGGCGGCGACGTGGTCTGGATCCAGCTCCAGGCACCGGCGCAGGTCGCGCTCCGACTCCGCGTCGGAGACGCCGGTGGAGGCGCCATCGAGCACGCAGGAGAAGAGCCAGTCCGCCTCCGCCATCCGGGACGCGAGCGCTTCGGGCGCCGCGACCTCCGAGGGCACCGGGCCGGGGTCCCGCTTCGGCGGCCCCTCCACGGGGAGCGCCGGGAAGCGACCGGAGCCCCGCTTCGGCGCGGGAGCGGACACGTCATCCAGGCGCACGTAGAAGAACGCGTGCTCGAACGGCAGCAGCCGCAGCATCCGGGGCACCTGGAGCAGGGGCTCCGCGGCGGACAGCACCAGCACGCCGCCGGGGACGAGCCGCTCCCCCAGGTTCCACACGGTGCGGTGGAAGGCCTCCGGGGTGAAGTAGATGAGGACGTTGCGGCAGAAGATGATGTCGAAGCCGCCGCCCCCCACCGGCTCCGGGTAGGGCGTCTCCATCAGGTTGTGGCGCCGGAAATCGGCCTGCGTGCGCAAAGCCTCCACCAGCGCGTGGCGCCGGCCCCGGGGCTCGAGGTAGCGCGCGCGAGGGCCGTCCGGAACCCGCCGCAGCGCCTCCGCCGGGAAGCTCAGCTCACGTGCCCGGGTCAGCACCTGTTCGGAGATGTCCGTGCCCAGCACGCGGCTGGCGGGATCCGCGCCCTCCTGCGCCATCAGCATGAGCAGCGTGGCCACCTCCTCGCCCGCGGCGCAGCCGGCGCTCCACACGCGCAGCGGCGCCTTCGAGCGCTGCACCCGGGGCGACAGCACGTGCTCGCGGAAGGCGGCCAGCTGCACCTCGTCCCGGAACACCTCCGACGTGTGCACGGCCGCCGCGTCCACCAGCCGCGTCAGGTCCGCCGCGCCCGCCGGCGAGCGCAGGTGTTTGAGCACCTGCGCGGCGGGGCCCTCCAGGCCCAGCGCCTCCAGGCGCGCGTCCAGCCTGCGCCGCTGGGCACCGCTCAGGGCCATGCCCGTGTGCGCCTGGAGCCACGCGTGGACGGGGGCCCAGCGCTCGGAAGGAGGCGTCATCGCGCGCGGTCAACGGCTCGCGGCCAGCGACTCTCCGCGCGCCAGCCGCGCCAGCGTGGCGGCGACGTCATCGCCGTGGATGAGGTGATCCACCGCCTTGCGCTCCACCGCCGCGCCCGGCATGCCGAACACCACGCAGGACTCCTCGTTCTGGGCCAGGGCCAGGCCTCCGGCCTGCTTGATGGCCAGGAGCCCATCCGCCCCGTCCGCGCCCATGCCCGTGAGCACCACGCCCACCGCGCGCCGGCCGTAGGCCTTCGCCACGCTCTCCAGCAGCACGGTGCCGCTGGGCATGTGCCCGTCGCGCTCCACCCCCGGCTTGAGCGCCACCCGCCCGCGCAGGGGCACCACCAGGTGCTGATCCGGCGGCGCCACCAGCACCTGACCGGCCACCAGGGTGTCTCCGTCCTGCGCCAGCCGCACCTTGAGCTTGCTCGCGTTGGCGAGCCAGCTGGCCAGCGACTCGGAGAAGGCCGCGTTGATGTGCTGGACGATGACGATGGGCGCCGGGAAGTCCGCGGGCAGCTCCGACAGCATCCGGTAGAGCACCTGCGGGCCCCCGGTGCTGGCGGCCACCGCCACGATGCCCATGGAGGCCGCGGGCAGGACCGCCGCGGGGTGCGGCGTCCCGGCGTGCCCGCGCTTCTGGCCGCGGACGTGGCGGATGACGCGCACGGAGGAGATGAGCTTCACCTCCTTGGTGAGGTTCCACGCCTCCGGGCCCGCGTCGATGGAGGGCTTGATCTGCAGCGCCAGCGCGCCCAGCTCCAGCGCGCGGTAGGTCAGCGCGGGGGCCTGGGAGCGAGGGTCACCCGTCAGCACCAGGATGGGCGTGGGGACCTCCGCCATGATGTGCTCCACGGCGGTGAGCCCGTCCATGACGGGCATGTCCACGTCCATGGTGATGACGTGGGGGCGCAGCTCCTTGGTGAGGGCAACGGCCTCCTGGCCGTTCGAAGCGGTGCCAACGACCTCGACATCCGGGTCGTCGCTCAACGCCGCGCTGATGAGCTGTCGGCAGATGACCGAGTCATCGACCACCAGCACCGACACTTTCTTGCCCATGGACGTTCCATACCCCGTACGCGCTCCGGGAGTATAGCAATGCGCGTGGCCCGGCCTTCAGGGACTTGTGCCCAGGAGCCGCCCCACGACATCCACCAGGTCCTGCCGGACGAGATCGCCCTTCGTGATGTAGCCGTCCGCCCCGGCCGCCAACCCACGCGCCCGGTCCTCCTCCCCTCCCCGGGTGGTCAGGATGACGACGGGCAGCTGGCCATGGGCGGGGGCCGCCTTGAGGCGCCGGGTGAGCTCCACGCCGTCCATCTCCGGCATCTCCAGGTCGGTGACGACCAGCTCCACCGGGGGCCCCTCCTCCAGCCGCTCCAGCGCCGAGGGCCCATCCGGCGCGCGGAGGGTGTCGTACCCCACCGCCTCCAGCAGGTTCGCCACCAGCTCGCGGGTGAGGGGCGAGTCGTCCACCACGAGGATGCGGCGGCGGCGCGGCGCGGGCGTGCGGAGGGAGGGACGGGCGAGCTTCAGGGGCGCGGTGCCATGCACCCCCGCGGCCAGCGCGGCCGCCGACAGCACCATGGCCAGACGCCCGTCCGCGAGCGACGTGGCCCCGGTGAGGTGGGTGAAGCGCGCGAGGATGCCCTTCAGCGGGAGGATGGCCTGGACCCGCTCCTCCAGCACGCGATCCACCGCCAGTGCGGCCTCCATGCCCTGGCCCTTCACCACCAGCACCAGCTCACCCTCACGGGCAGGGCGCTCGGGGCCCATCCCGAGCAGCGACGCCAGCGAGGCGAAGGGCAGCACGCGGCCCTCCATCCGGAGGGTGGGCCTGCCAGCGACCTCGCCCACGTCGGAGGCGTCCACCTTGAGGGCGCGGGAGACGTGGACGGCGCTGAGGGCGAGGGTTTCGTCGCCCACCTGGACGAAGAGCAGGGGCGCCACGGTGAGGGACACCGGCACGCGCAGGGTGAAGATGGTGCCCCAGCCGGGCGCGGACTCCACGCCCACGTCGCCGCCCAGGGCCTGGAGGGAGGTGCGCACCGCATCCAGGCCCACGCCCCGACCTGACAGGTCGGTCACCACTTCGCGGGAGGTGAAGCCGGGCAGGAAGACCAGGTCGCGCGCGGCGGCGTCGGACAGCGCGTGGGCGGCGGCCTCGTCGAGCATGCCCCTGCGCACGGCCACGCGCCGGAGGAGGACGGGGTCCATGCCCGCGCCGTCGTCCTCCACGCGGAGGATGATCCGGCTGCCCTCGCGCGCGGCGCGCAAGGTGAGGCAGCCCCGGGGGTGCTTGCCGGAGGCGACCCGGTCCACGCGCGTCTCCAGGCCGTGGTCCAGGGCGTTGCGAACCAGGTGCATGAGCGGTTCGCGCAGGGCCTCCACGACGGCGCGGTCCGCGCGGGTGTCCTCACCGTCCACGACCAGCTCCACCTCCCGGCCCAGCTCCCGGGCCAGGTCCCGCACCATGCGGGGGTAGGGTTCGAAGAGGACGGACAGGGGCAGCATGCGCAGGCCCTGGATCTCCTCCGACACCTGCCCCAGGTCGCGGAGCTCCGCGTTGGCGAGCAGCTTGGCCTCGCGGTGCAGGGTGGCGGCCAGCTCCTTGGCGCGCCCCAGCCGCTCCGCGAGCGGCATGCCGGCGGGGCCCAGGTCCTCCGCGGCGCGGGCCAGGTCGCTCAGCTCGCGCACGAGCTCCAGGCGACGGGCGGTGGCCAGCTCTCGGCGGCGCGCGACCTGTCCCAGGTTGGTCACCGCGCTGGTGAGCATGTCCAGGCTGGCCACGCCGATGCGCACGGCGGTGTCCATGCGGACGTCCCCGGTCCGCACCGGGCTGGCGCCATGCTTCGACGAGGCCCCGGAGCGAGCGCGCGCGGAGGGCTCGCCCATCCGCGGGCCCGGCAGCGCGCCAGTCGTCGAGAGGTGCCCGCTCACAACGCTTCCAGTGGCGGGGCCCACGAGGAACGCGCCCCCCGAGCCACCAGCGCCGAGGCCTCCCAGGTGCGAGCCCGGCACGACACCGGGGCTGGCAACCGGCGCGTGCGCACCCGGCGAAACTCCCGCACCGACAGCCGGCGCGTGCGCACCCGGCGCGGCTCCGGAACCCGCGGTCGGAGCGTGAGCCCCCGGCACGGCACCGGGGCCAGCAGACGACGCCGGCGCCCCCTGCGGAACAGCAGCACCCGAAGGCAGCGCGTACGTCCCCGGCACGGCACCAGCGACAAGCCCATCAGGGCTCGCCCCAACGGACTCCGACCGGAGGGCCGCCGTCAGGAACTGCGACGCTCCACCGGTCGCCGACGTTCCTCCGGGCGGGGAGACCTCCGGGCGCGGCGCCCCCGCGCCCCAATGCGCGCGCCCCCCCGAGCCCCCCGGCGGCTCCGGACGGGCCGCCACGAGCAGGTGAGACACGACAGGCGACGCGCCTTCTCCCCTGGCCACGGGCCCCGTGGCACGCCCGAGGCCCTGCCCCATCCAGCCGCTCTCCTCCGGACGGGGAGCCGCCGGAGGGCGCGCGGCCTCCACGATGGCCCGCTGCTGGAGCGTCGCCACCAGTGTCTCCACCGCGAGCAGGGGCTCCCCAGCCTGCATCGCGCCCGACAGCGCGAGCACCGTGTCCGCCGTGGCCAGCAGCGCGTCCGTGGACTCCGGCGACAGCCGGTAGCGGTGGGGCTCCGCGCAGCGGACCAGCTCCTCCATCTGGTGCACGAGCGTGTTGATCTCATCGAAGCCCATCATCCGGGCCTCGCCCTTGAGCCCATGCAGCTCGCGCAGCACCCGCTGCCCGGCCTCCAGGCTGCCCCCGGTCTCCAGCTCCATCAGGGAGCGGTTGATGCGCTCCAGGCGCACCGTGACCAGGTCTCGGAACTGCTTGAGGAGCCGTTCGCTGGGGTTCACCCGCCGTCCCCCTTGCGCAGCGTCTCATGGTGGATCTGGAAGCGCTCCACCACCCCTCGCAGATCCTGCGCCAACCCCAGCAGGTCCCCGTTCGCGGCGCCCACCTGCTTCGTCGCGTTGAGGCTCTGCTGCGTGATGCGCAGGATGTCCGCCATCGTGTCCGCGAGCTGATCCGTTCCCGCCTGCTGCTGCTGCGTGGACCGGGAGATGATCCGCACCGCGTCCGACGTCTGCCCCGCCAGGCTCACGATCTGCCGGAGCGACTCCGACACCTGCTCCGCGAGCCCCGTCCCCGTCTCCACCGCGCGCACGCCGCCCCCCGTCACCATCACCGCCGCGGCGGACGCCTCGCGCACCTCCTCGATGAGCCCTTCAATCTCCTTCGTGGACTCCAGCACGTTCTCCGCCAGCCGGCGCATCTCCGCCGCCACCAGCGAGAAGCCCCGCCCCACCTCGCCCGCCTTCGTCCCCTCCAGCTCCGCGTTGAGCGCCAGCAGGTCCGACTTGTCCGCGACGCCGTTGATGAACTCGACGATCTTCCCGATCTGCTGCACGCGCTTGTTGAGCCGCGCCACCGCCGAACCAATGGCCCGGTTGTCCTGGCGCATGCGCGACATGGCGCCCAGGAATGACTCCGCGCTGCGCTGTCCCCCCTGGGCCGCCGCCAGCGTGCGCTGGGCGATCTCCGCCACCGACCCCGCGTTCTCCGCGATCTGCTTCGCCGAGCGCGCCAGCTCCTCCGTGGTCGCGCTCGTCTCATCCAGGCTGCTGGCCTGCTCCGCGGCGCCCGCCTCGTAGCGCCCGGAGGTGCTGAGGATCTCCTCGGTGGTGGCCGAAATCTGGGCGCCCGCGCGCTTCAGCTGCGCGAGCACGTCCGCCAGGTGCGCGCGCATCGTGGTGAAGGCCGCGGACACCGCCCACACCTCGTCCTCCGCGGGCACGAGCCGGGGACTGGCCAGGTCGCCCCCGGCGATGCGGCGCGCCTCGCCGGACAGCTCCCGCATGGGCCGGCCCAACAACGTGCCCCCCAGGTACGCCGTGGCGAGCGCCAGCCCGAACACCACCGCGCCCAGCAACACGCTGGACGTGAACGCCTCCACGCGCAGCGCCTCCACCAGCACGCCCTGCACGTCCGGGCTGCCCGCGTCCAGCAGGCGCATGAAGACGCGGTCCGACAGCGCCGTGACGACCTGGGAGCACAGGACGGCGGGCGTCACCACGCAGATGGCGGTGAAGGCCACGAGCCGCGCGCGGATCCGCGCCCGCCGAGGCAACGCGGCGATGACCTGCGCGTGCGTCAGCCCCTGCTCCACCACCCACAGCACGCCCCGCCGGGCCCGCAGCGTGACGAGCCCGTACACGAGCAGCGACGTGAGCGGACCGAACAGCGCCCCCAGCCCCGCGACCCGCAGGGTGACGTCCCCCGGCAGCTCCATCACCGTCCAGAGCGCCAGCGCCACCACGCCCGTGGTCAGCCCCCACAGCCCCAGCGAGCGGAAGAACGCCTCGCCCGGAGCCCGCGCCACCTCGCCCACCGCCACCGACAGGTGCTCGGGCGTGGGCAGCAGGTCGCCCCGCTCCAGGGCCCGCAGCGTGGGGAAGCGGCGCAGCGACACGCCCACGCCCAGGAGCATGTGCAGCGCGCTCACCCCCACCACCAGGATGACGAGCGTGCCCAGGCGCTCCACCACTGGCCGGCCCATCACGAGCGACGCGAAGTGCAGCCCCAGCGTGGAGCCCACCAGGTTCGCCAACGGGATGGGGAACATCAGGTGCCGGCTGAAGGAAGCCCGCCGGGGACCCGCGCGCGAGGCCATGGCCATCTCACCCTTCTCCAGAGCCACCGGGCGACTCGATGTGGAAGCGCCGCACCACGTGTTGCAGGTCGTGCGCCAGGGTGGACAGGTCCGCGTTGGCCGCCACCATCTGCTTGGTGGCCGCGGCGTTCTGTTCGGTGACGCGCAGGATGTCGCCCATGGCCGCCGCGAGCTGATCCGTGCCCGTCTGCTGCTGGAGCGTGGCCAGCGAGATGCTGCGCACCGCGTGCGACGTCTGCCGCGCCAGCTCCAGGATGAGCCCCAGGCTGTCGTCCACCTGCGCCGCCAGGAGCGTGCCCAGCTCCGTCGTCTTCAGGCCCGCCTCGGTGGCCATCACCGCCGCGTTCGTCGCGTCGCGGATCTCCCCGATGAGCCCTTCGATCTCCTTCGTGGAGCGGATGACGTTCTCCGCCAGCCGGCGCATCTCCGCCGCCACCAGCGAGAAGCCCCGCCCCACCTCGCCCGCCTTCGTCCCCTCCAGCTCCGCGTTGAGCGCCAGCAGGTCCGACTTGTCGGCGATCTCGTTGATGAACTCCACCACCTTGCCAATCTGCTGCACGCGCTTGTTGAGGCGCACCACCGCGTCCGCGATGGCCTCGTTGTCCTCCTTCATCCGCTGCATGGAGCCCAGGAAGGCGGTGGCGCCGCGCTGGCCGGACTGCGCCGCGCCAAAGGTCGTCTCCGCGATGGCGGACACCGACTCCGCGTTGTCCGCGATCTGCTGCGCCGACCGCGCCAGCTCCTCCGTGGTGGCGCTGGTGGCGTTGAGCGCCCCGGCCTGCTCGTCCGCGCCGACCTCCTGGCCCGTGCTGGTGGCCACCAGCTGCTCGGTGGTGGTGGAGATCTGGATGCCCGCGCGCCGCAGCTGCGACAGCGCCTGCACCAGCTGCACCTGCATCTGGGTGAAGGCCGCGGACGTGGCCCACACCTCGTCCTCCGCGTGGATGACGCGCGGGGGACGCACCTCGCCGCTCGCGATGCGCGTCGCGTCCTCCGTGATGGCGCGCAGGGGCTCCGACAGCGCCGTGCCCGCGAGCGCCGCGGTGCCCAGGATGAACAGCGTGACGAGCCCCGGGACGAGCCCCAGGGGAGGCCCCCCGCCCTCGCGCGCCCGCGCCACCACCTCCGCCCGCGCCTCGGGCGTGGAGGCCCGCGCCCACGCGTCCACCACCGTCACCGTCCGCGTGAAGGCCACGTCCAGGATGAAGAGCGACGGACTCACGACGGCGATGGCGGTGAACAGCACCAGCCGCCGGCGGATGTGCATGCGCCGGGGCGGCAGCGCCGCCAGCACCTCCAGCGGCGACGGCCCCAGCGCCACCAGCCGCTCCAGCGTGACCCGCGCCCGGCGCACCATCATCAGGTAGACGAACATCCCGCTCAGGGGGCCGATGGACATCCCCAGCACCATCACCCGCAGGCCCTCCGTCCACGACACGTGCGCCAGCAGGGGCAGGGCGAGCGACACCATCAACGTCCCGCCCAGCCACCCCTGCATCACGAAGCCGAAGCTGCGGCCGGGGATGGCCGCCACCTCCTGGAGCGCCACGCGCAGGTGCTCGGACTGGACAGGCAGCCGCCCGTCGCTCAGCGCGAACAGCGTGCGCAGGGCCCGGTTGTCGCGCGCGAACCCCACGCTGACGAACAGCACGAGCGCGCACAGCATCAGCCCCGACAAGGGCGTGCGCGCCGCCTCCGGCAGCGTGCGCGGCACGTGGATGTGCAGCAGCGCCAGCACCACGCCAACGCAGCTGCCCGTGATGCGCGGCCGCGTCGTCCACCGGCCCAGCGAGCGCAGCTCCGGAAGCGGACTCATGCGCCCTCCCGCGCCAGGCCGCGCAGGTAGCGCTGGAAGGTGTCCAGGTGCAAGAGCGGCCAGAGCACCCCGCGCGTGAGCACGAAGCCGCGCAGGCTGCCCCCGGAGGCGCCGGCCACGAGCGGGGATGGCGGCAGCACCGACAGGACCTCCGCGTCGATCTCCAGACCGTCCACGCCCACGGCCTCGCCCAGGGCCGTCAGGAGCACGCGCTGGGCACAGCCCTCCTCCCGGAAGGCCCGATGGGCGGACAGCGACGCGCTGTCGGGCGCCGCGATGGAGGCCACCTCGCCCGCCTCGAAGGCGATGCGGTGGGGCCCTACGTGGCACAGGAGCGTCCCCTCGACCCGGCCCGCGGGAGCCATGGGGCTAGCCGCCCTGGCTGAGGTGGTCGAAGAGACCTTCCGGGTCGATGACCGCCACGTCGCGCGCGCCGCTCTTGACGGGGCCGCGCAGGTGGACGTGGACGCCCGAGGGGCCCAGGGGCTCCAGCGCGCCCATCAGGGCGGACACGCCCGCGACGGTGCTGGCGGTGAGGGCCAGGGTGCCTCGGGTCAGCCGCACCAGCACGGCGCGGCGGGACCCGGCGGTGGCCCCGCCCACCAGGAGGCTCATGTCCACGACGGGGATGACTTCACCCCGGTGCGCGAACACGCCCAGCAGGTGGGGCGGGGAACCCGGTACCCGCGTCAGCTCGGGGAAGGTGACAACCTCCGCCGCGGCTTCCGCGGGCACCGCGTACCAACTGCTTCCACACGCGAAGACGAGGTAGGACTGACGCGTTTCCGACTCAAGAGCGGCCATTCGCGCCAGAGCCTACCTCAGAACTAGCGCTGGAACTCCACGCGGCGGTTCTCCGCCCAGCCTTCCTCGGTGGACGCGTTGGACACCGGGCGGGTCTCGCCGTAGCCCACCGTGGACAGCCGGTTGGACGGCACGCCCAGGTCCACCAGGTAACGCTTGACCGCGGCGGCGCGGCGGTTGGACAGCTGGAGGTTGTACTCTTCCGTGCCGCGCTCGTCGGCGTGGCCGCCCAGGGTGATCTTCCCCTGGCTCGCCTTGATGCAGGCCGCCAGGTCGCTCAGGCGCGACTGCGCGCTGGAGTCCAGGGTGGACTCATTGAAGCCGAAGCGCACCGGCGAGTAGTCGCAGCGCGAGCTGGTGTTCGCCGCCACGCAGCGGCCGGACTCGCACTCCTGGCCCTCGGCGCAGTCGGTGCTGGCGGAGCAGGTGTCCTTGGGGGCCTGGCAGCGGCCGGCCTGGCACTTGCCGCCGTTGCAGGAAGAGTCGTCCTTGCACTGGGCCTCGGCGCACTTGCCGGCCTCGCAGATGCGGCCGGAGCCACAGGCCGCGTCCGTGGTGCACTCAGGGGGCTTGGGGGCGCACTTGTTGGCCTGGCAGGTGAAACCCTCACGGCAGTTGGCGTCCGTGGCGCACTCCTGGCACTGGCCCTGGACGCAGACTTCGCCCTTCTCCTTGCAGTTATCGTCGTTGTTGCACTTGGGGTAGGTGGGCGGGCACCCGGTCATCACGGCCACGGCGAGGGCCAACCCGGCCCAAAGCGAAATCCGACGCATCATTCCTCCGACAGCAACCACGGGAAAAAGGGGACCCACGCGCGCGCGGGCCAAGGCTGTCGCGTGTAGTCGGACCCGCCGGGGAGAGTCAAAAGATTTGTCTTTTCCCTGCCCTTGGGGATGGCACGAGACCCTTGATGCCCCGATTATTTCCGTGAGAGTGTGAGCGGTTTGCCCATGCCCGCCGCCGTCCTCATCGTCGATGACGAAAAGAACATCCTCCTGACCCTCAGCCAGTCGTTGCAGCTGGCGGGCTACCGCACGGAGCTGGCCAGCAGCGGCCAGGTGGCCCTGGACGTGGTGAGCGCACGCCCGGTGGATGCGGTCTTGATGGACGTGAAGATGCCGGACATGGACGGACTGACGGTGCTGGCCCGGCTCACGGAGCTCAAGCCGGACCTGCCGGTCATCATGATGTCGGGCCACGGCACCATCGACACGGCGGTGAAGGCGACGCAGCTGGGCGCGCGCGACTTCCTGGAGAAGCCCCTGGCGCGCGACCGGCTGCTGGTGGCGCTGCGCAACGCGCTCAAGCACCAGGCGGCGATGGAGGAGTTGCAGGAGTTGCGCGCGCAGCTGGGCCGCTTCGACATGGTGGGCGGAGGGCCCGCCATGCAGCGCATCTTCTCCCTCATCCAGCGCGCGGCGCCCAGCGAGGGCCGCGTGCTCATCACCGGGGAGAACGGCACCGGCAAGGAGCTCATCGCCCGCGCGCTGCACCAGCACTCCCGGCGCAAGGGCGGGCCGTTCGTGAAGCTCAACTGCGCCGCGGTGCCGCACGACCTCATCGAGAGCGAGCTGTTCGGCCATGAGAAGGGCGCGTTCACCGGCGCGGTGAGCGTGCGGCGCGGCAAGTTCGAGCTGGCGCACGAGGGCACGCTCTTCCTGGATGAGATCGGCGACATGCCGGCCGCGATGCAGTCGAAGCTCCTGCGCGTGCTCCAGGAGGGAGAGCTGGAGCGCGTGGGCGGCGCGGAGACGCTCAAGGTGGACGTGCGCGTCATCGCGGCGACGAACAAGAACCTGGAGAAGGAGATCGCCGCCGGGCGCTTCCGCGAGGACCTCTACTACCGCATCAACGTGGTGCAGATTCACTCCCCGCCGCTGCGCGAGCGCCGGGAGGACCTGCCGGACCTCATCGACACGTTCCTGCGCGAGGCGTGCGCGAA
This region of Corallococcus silvisoli genomic DNA includes:
- a CDS encoding sigma-54-dependent transcriptional regulator, encoding MPAAVLIVDDEKNILLTLSQSLQLAGYRTELASSGQVALDVVSARPVDAVLMDVKMPDMDGLTVLARLTELKPDLPVIMMSGHGTIDTAVKATQLGARDFLEKPLARDRLLVALRNALKHQAAMEELQELRAQLGRFDMVGGGPAMQRIFSLIQRAAPSEGRVLITGENGTGKELIARALHQHSRRKGGPFVKLNCAAVPHDLIESELFGHEKGAFTGAVSVRRGKFELAHEGTLFLDEIGDMPAAMQSKLLRVLQEGELERVGGAETLKVDVRVIAATNKNLEKEIAAGRFREDLYYRINVVQIHSPPLRERREDLPDLIDTFLREACAKNGRRPLALSPDALAVMSAYDYPGNVRELRNLVERLAILCEGPVVSRTDALELLPRGRPLPPMPEPTVGGDAASLQAPAAALPAASEPAAPSGPGGWRPRVDQTFREQVEDAEREIIQRVLAHTHDNVTEAARILDLERGHFYKKMKALGLRRGQSEA